A single region of the Halorussus gelatinilyticus genome encodes:
- a CDS encoding Cdc6/Cdc18 family protein, giving the protein MNLEERIARRQATRDDDLLVDRRPLNPAVHLAEPVGRGTVLERLLDVFDPVFDRRLPPDAAVYGPKGAGKSALVSALFARLNDQFGRREGRLGTTTRAGTATDTVEFVHVDGYRAESEFQFLHRLLDALVDESVPRRGIGTERLREQFVERFASPTRSAVVAVDHAASENSPSGSQLREWFAPVADDVALVVVGRSVPDDWDAPTVHVPAYRQHALVDILTERASRALSSNALRHGQARRVAEWASGDAHDALAAVASAAELADADGADRIRASDVDAGIEDVRDGGVHLGRVFALPENRRKVLSELLALDPTPPIDDAASAIADRSDLSAGTVKRFLYELAERGVLERVETDATDGSGRRPSRPEPQFPTLPFRHFDGDARPE; this is encoded by the coding sequence ATGAACTTGGAAGAGCGCATCGCTCGGCGGCAGGCCACGCGGGACGACGACCTGCTGGTGGACCGGCGACCGCTGAACCCCGCGGTCCACCTCGCGGAACCGGTGGGTCGGGGCACGGTCCTCGAACGCCTGCTGGACGTGTTCGACCCCGTCTTCGACCGACGACTCCCGCCCGACGCCGCGGTGTACGGGCCGAAAGGTGCCGGCAAGTCGGCGCTGGTGAGCGCGCTGTTCGCCCGCCTGAACGACCAGTTCGGCCGCCGCGAGGGACGACTCGGCACGACCACGCGCGCCGGAACCGCCACCGACACCGTGGAATTCGTCCACGTGGACGGCTACCGCGCAGAGAGCGAGTTCCAGTTTCTCCACCGCCTTCTCGACGCGCTCGTCGACGAGTCGGTGCCCCGCCGCGGCATCGGAACCGAACGACTCCGCGAGCAGTTCGTCGAGCGGTTCGCGTCGCCCACCCGGAGCGCGGTCGTCGCGGTGGACCACGCGGCCAGCGAGAACTCGCCGTCCGGGTCACAACTCCGCGAGTGGTTCGCGCCGGTCGCGGACGACGTGGCGTTGGTCGTCGTCGGCCGGTCGGTGCCCGACGACTGGGACGCCCCGACCGTCCACGTGCCCGCCTACCGCCAGCACGCGCTGGTGGACATCCTGACCGAGCGCGCCTCGCGGGCGCTCTCGAGCAACGCGCTCAGACACGGACAGGCCCGCCGCGTCGCGGAGTGGGCGAGCGGCGACGCCCACGACGCGCTGGCGGCCGTCGCCAGCGCGGCAGAACTGGCCGACGCCGACGGTGCCGACCGCATCCGCGCGAGCGACGTCGATGCGGGCATCGAGGACGTGCGCGACGGTGGCGTCCACCTCGGACGCGTGTTCGCCCTGCCGGAGAACCGCCGGAAGGTCCTCTCGGAACTGCTGGCGCTCGACCCGACGCCGCCGATAGACGACGCCGCGAGCGCCATCGCGGACCGCTCGGACCTCTCGGCGGGCACGGTCAAGCGGTTCCTGTACGAACTCGCCGAGCGCGGCGTCCTCGAACGCGTCGAAACCGACGCGACCGACGGGAGCGGCCGCCGCCCGAGCCGCCCCGAACCGCAGTTTCCGACGCTCCCGTTCCGTCACTTCGACGGCGACGCTCGGCCGGAGTAG
- a CDS encoding helix-turn-helix domain-containing protein, translating into MLEPTAETTVAVLPDLHGGFIRAASADGRMRRVRLTFYAPDAEVHPVHTTLAERDYVEAAEMVHWNDAGETMTHAFYVEGDAEAFAAELDGTSAVQAYDLTTVGDECFYAHVRAETTPLQRRMFDTYHEGGAVVTSTLEHTDDGGVTFEVVGTAEALQAFHDGAPDEIDVVIDSVGGPTADPETTLSKRQREAVEAALTAGYYDVPRTATHEDVARRLDCAPSTASEHLRKAESKVLHGLFGE; encoded by the coding sequence ATGCTCGAACCGACGGCCGAGACGACGGTAGCGGTTCTGCCGGACCTGCACGGTGGATTTATACGTGCGGCGAGCGCGGACGGTCGTATGCGCCGGGTCCGGTTGACGTTCTACGCTCCCGACGCCGAGGTCCATCCGGTCCACACGACGCTGGCCGAGCGCGATTACGTCGAGGCCGCCGAGATGGTCCACTGGAACGACGCGGGCGAGACGATGACCCACGCCTTCTACGTCGAGGGCGACGCCGAGGCGTTCGCCGCGGAACTGGACGGGACGTCCGCGGTGCAGGCCTACGACCTCACGACGGTCGGCGACGAGTGCTTCTACGCCCACGTCCGCGCCGAGACGACGCCGCTCCAGCGGCGGATGTTCGACACCTACCACGAGGGCGGCGCGGTCGTCACTTCGACGCTCGAACACACCGACGACGGCGGCGTCACCTTCGAAGTCGTCGGCACCGCCGAGGCGCTACAGGCGTTCCACGACGGCGCACCCGACGAGATAGACGTGGTGATAGACAGCGTGGGCGGCCCGACGGCGGACCCCGAGACGACCCTCTCCAAGCGCCAGCGCGAGGCCGTCGAGGCCGCGCTGACCGCGGGCTACTACGACGTGCCCCGGACCGCGACCCACGAGGACGTGGCGCGGCGACTCGACTGCGCGCCGAGTACCGCGTCCGAACACCTCCGGAAGGCCGAGTCGAAGGTCCTGCACGGACTGTTCGGGGAGTGA
- a CDS encoding NAD-dependent epimerase/dehydratase family protein codes for MNVFVAGATGVLGRRLVAELAERGHEVVGLTRDESGDRLVRAAGGDPRRGDVLDRDSLRAAATDADRVVHAATAIPTDGKPTDADWERNDRVRREGARNLTAVAEAVGADRFVQQSVVWVARRPDGSEFDESATPNPDRSTRSALDAERIATEAADDAGFETTVLRCGFFYAHDSAHVRSFAERSLAGRMPIVGGGLLGRRDAELSFLHADDAARAFAEAALGTETGLYHVVDEQPVTTADFLRALADRLDAPDPRRIPGWLAKYLVGEETARLLTSPMPTAAERFRRDFDWEPRYPTYREGLDAVVERWRENGTLRETPGGYEWHESDESRDSRASALAEENPT; via the coding sequence ATGAACGTCTTCGTCGCTGGCGCGACCGGCGTCCTCGGCCGACGACTCGTCGCGGAACTCGCCGAGCGCGGCCACGAGGTGGTCGGCCTGACGCGAGACGAATCGGGCGACCGACTGGTCCGCGCCGCGGGCGGCGACCCGCGGCGCGGCGACGTGCTGGACCGCGACTCGCTCCGGGCGGCCGCGACGGACGCCGACCGCGTGGTCCACGCCGCGACCGCAATCCCGACCGACGGCAAGCCGACCGACGCCGACTGGGAGCGAAACGACCGCGTGCGCCGGGAGGGCGCGCGGAACCTGACCGCCGTCGCCGAGGCGGTCGGCGCGGACCGGTTCGTCCAGCAGAGTGTGGTCTGGGTCGCCCGCCGGCCGGACGGCTCCGAGTTCGACGAGTCGGCGACCCCGAACCCCGACCGGTCCACGCGGTCGGCGCTCGACGCCGAGCGAATCGCTACGGAGGCGGCCGACGACGCCGGATTCGAGACGACGGTCCTCCGGTGTGGCTTCTTCTACGCTCACGACTCGGCGCACGTCCGGTCGTTCGCCGAGCGGTCGCTCGCCGGGCGGATGCCCATCGTGGGCGGCGGGTTGCTCGGCCGCCGGGACGCCGAACTCTCCTTCCTACACGCCGACGACGCGGCGCGGGCGTTCGCGGAGGCGGCTCTTGGAACCGAGACCGGGCTCTACCACGTCGTGGACGAGCAACCGGTCACGACCGCCGACTTCCTGCGCGCGCTGGCCGACCGCCTCGACGCGCCCGACCCGCGCCGGATACCGGGGTGGCTGGCGAAGTACCTCGTCGGCGAGGAGACCGCCCGACTGCTGACGAGTCCGATGCCCACCGCCGCTGAGAGATTCCGTCGGGACTTCGACTGGGAGCCCCGCTATCCGACGTACCGCGAGGGACTCGACGCGGTGGTCGAGCGATGGCGCGAGAACGGAACTCTCCGGGAGACGCCGGGAGGCTACGAGTGGCACGAGTCGGACGAGTCGCGCGATTCACGCGCGTCCGCACTCGCCGAGGAGAATCCGACCTGA
- the glpA gene encoding anaerobic glycerol-3-phosphate dehydrogenase subunit GlpA: protein MTATTDVLVVGGGSTGTGIARDLAMRGVDVTLVEKGNLTHGTTGRMHGLLHSGGRYAVSDRASAEECIEENRVLRDIAGHCVEETGGQFVQLEGDPDEYFEEKLAGCRECGIPAEVLTGEEAREEEPYLTEDVKRAIRVPDGAIDPFRLCVANAISAENHGARIETHAEVVDLLGDSDRVTGATIRHDSGPGKRTHGKVGETEEIRAEYVVNATGAWAGQLGEMAGVDIEVRPSKGVMVVMNCRQVDTVINRCRPKGDADIVVPHETTAILGTTDEEVSDPEDYPEERWEVDLMIDELKRLVPILEEARTVRSFWGVRPLYEPPEVGSSDPTDITRDYFLLDHEERDDLHGLTSIVGGKFTTYRMMAEEISDHVCEQLGVSAACRTADEPLPGSEDESVLDAGMDRFGLRSPVARRSAQRLGSRADDVLSSVEPNPVLCDCEAVTRAEVRDAIDQSGTDLNAVRIRTRASMGNCQGGFCCHRMASELHPEFEEPQAYAALDELFQERWKGERHALWGEQLSQAALNYALHATTMNRDRDPVADGERDEGSAIDFAAFDAGESHSPTAAPDGGRHGD, encoded by the coding sequence ATGACAGCTACTACGGACGTTCTCGTCGTCGGCGGGGGGTCTACGGGCACCGGCATCGCGCGGGACTTGGCGATGCGAGGGGTGGACGTGACGCTCGTCGAGAAAGGGAACCTGACTCACGGGACGACCGGGCGGATGCACGGACTCCTCCACAGCGGCGGTCGCTACGCGGTCTCCGACCGAGCGAGCGCCGAGGAGTGCATCGAGGAGAATCGCGTCCTCCGGGACATCGCCGGCCACTGCGTCGAGGAGACCGGCGGGCAGTTCGTCCAGTTGGAGGGCGACCCGGACGAGTACTTCGAGGAGAAACTGGCGGGCTGTCGGGAGTGTGGCATCCCCGCGGAGGTCCTCACGGGGGAGGAGGCCCGCGAGGAGGAGCCCTATCTGACCGAGGACGTGAAGCGGGCGATTCGGGTGCCGGACGGCGCTATCGACCCGTTCCGGCTCTGCGTCGCCAATGCAATCAGCGCGGAGAACCACGGCGCGCGCATCGAGACCCACGCCGAAGTCGTGGACCTGCTGGGCGACTCGGACCGCGTGACCGGCGCGACGATTCGCCACGACAGCGGCCCCGGCAAGCGCACGCACGGCAAAGTGGGCGAAACCGAGGAGATTCGCGCCGAGTACGTCGTCAACGCGACCGGCGCGTGGGCCGGGCAGTTGGGCGAGATGGCGGGCGTGGACATCGAGGTCCGACCGTCGAAGGGCGTGATGGTCGTGATGAACTGCCGGCAGGTGGACACCGTTATCAATCGGTGCAGGCCGAAGGGCGACGCCGACATCGTGGTGCCCCACGAGACGACCGCCATCCTCGGCACGACCGACGAGGAGGTCTCGGACCCCGAGGACTACCCCGAGGAGCGCTGGGAGGTGGACCTGATGATAGACGAGTTGAAGCGACTCGTCCCCATCCTCGAAGAGGCTCGGACGGTCCGGTCGTTCTGGGGCGTCCGCCCGCTATACGAACCGCCGGAGGTCGGGAGTTCGGACCCGACCGACATCACCCGCGACTACTTCCTGCTTGACCACGAGGAGCGCGACGACCTGCACGGGCTGACCTCCATCGTCGGCGGGAAGTTCACGACCTACCGGATGATGGCCGAGGAGATCAGCGACCACGTCTGCGAGCAGTTGGGCGTCTCCGCGGCGTGCCGCACCGCCGACGAACCCCTGCCGGGAAGCGAGGACGAGTCGGTCTTGGACGCCGGGATGGACCGCTTCGGCCTGCGCTCGCCGGTCGCACGCCGGAGCGCCCAGCGCCTCGGGTCGCGGGCCGACGACGTGCTGTCGTCGGTCGAACCCAACCCAGTTCTCTGTGACTGCGAAGCCGTCACGCGCGCCGAGGTGCGCGACGCCATCGACCAGTCGGGCACCGACCTCAACGCGGTCCGCATCCGGACCCGCGCCTCGATGGGCAACTGTCAGGGCGGGTTCTGCTGTCACCGGATGGCCAGCGAACTCCACCCCGAGTTCGAGGAACCGCAGGCCTACGCCGCGCTCGACGAACTGTTCCAGGAGCGCTGGAAGGGCGAACGACACGCCCTCTGGGGCGAACAGCTCTCGCAGGCCGCGCTGAACTACGCGCTCCACGCGACGACGATGAACCGGGACCGCGACCCGGTGGCCGACGGCGAGCGGGACGAGGGCTCTGCTATCGACTTCGCGGCGTTCGACGCGGGTGAGTCGCACTCGCCGACCGCCGCCCCCGACGGAGGGCGACATGGCGATTGA
- a CDS encoding anaerobic glycerol-3-phosphate dehydrogenase subunit C — translation MSDAEQPTDANEPEGASDPNDVREEETVADDEFEPVQVFPESEEMDLRPGSDDCYKCSTCDTNCPVAEVDDEFPGPKFQGPEQWRLKRKDDRDIDDSVMSCSNCMRCDSSCPSDVPLSQMHNTARGEYVENQMDKFSREYVRNRILANYRTMAELGSKVPRLTNFVMGNSLVQTFNEKVLGITSEREFPEFADQTFREWWRERGGAKVRSDEKRVAYFHGCYSNYNTPEVGKSMVRLFEYFGYEVVVPPQKCSGTPMFANGMLDDAERAAETNVRELAAAIEDGADVIASCTSCSMSLRQEYPELFSFEGTASVAARTYEALEYLRLHEDLEAELAEAEVDAGEFAYHAPCHARNQGLAGQAVELLDGLSGANAEDVGESCSGISGTYGWKEEKYETSMKIGEEMFDHMETTDAETGMTECPTCAMQMEHGTGYEIRHPLEVMDEALVGEGRH, via the coding sequence ATGAGTGACGCAGAACAGCCGACGGACGCGAACGAACCAGAGGGAGCGAGTGACCCGAACGACGTGCGAGAGGAAGAGACGGTCGCAGACGACGAGTTCGAACCGGTGCAGGTGTTCCCCGAGAGCGAGGAGATGGACCTCCGGCCGGGGAGCGACGACTGCTACAAGTGCTCGACCTGCGACACGAACTGTCCGGTCGCGGAGGTTGACGACGAGTTCCCCGGCCCGAAGTTTCAGGGACCGGAGCAGTGGCGGCTCAAGCGCAAGGACGACCGCGACATCGACGACTCGGTGATGTCCTGCTCGAACTGCATGCGGTGTGACTCGTCGTGTCCCTCCGACGTGCCGCTGAGCCAGATGCACAACACCGCGCGCGGCGAGTACGTCGAGAACCAGATGGACAAGTTCTCGCGGGAGTACGTCCGCAACCGGATTCTGGCGAACTACCGGACGATGGCCGAGTTGGGGAGCAAGGTGCCGCGCCTGACTAACTTCGTGATGGGCAACTCGCTCGTCCAGACGTTCAACGAGAAGGTGCTGGGAATCACGTCGGAACGCGAGTTCCCCGAGTTCGCCGACCAGACCTTTCGGGAGTGGTGGCGCGAGCGAGGCGGGGCGAAGGTCCGAAGCGACGAGAAGCGCGTCGCGTACTTCCACGGCTGTTACTCGAACTACAACACCCCGGAGGTCGGCAAGTCGATGGTCCGACTCTTCGAGTACTTCGGCTACGAGGTCGTGGTGCCGCCCCAGAAGTGTTCGGGCACGCCGATGTTCGCCAACGGGATGCTGGACGACGCCGAGCGCGCGGCCGAGACGAACGTCCGCGAACTCGCGGCCGCGATAGAGGACGGCGCGGACGTCATCGCCTCCTGCACGTCCTGCTCGATGTCGCTCCGCCAGGAGTACCCCGAACTGTTCAGTTTCGAGGGGACCGCCAGCGTCGCGGCCCGCACCTACGAGGCCCTCGAATACCTGCGACTCCACGAGGACCTGGAAGCCGAACTGGCCGAGGCCGAAGTGGACGCCGGCGAGTTCGCCTACCACGCGCCGTGTCACGCCCGGAATCAGGGGCTGGCCGGACAGGCCGTCGAACTCCTCGACGGTCTCTCGGGCGCGAACGCCGAAGACGTCGGCGAGTCGTGTTCCGGCATCTCTGGCACCTACGGTTGGAAGGAGGAAAAATACGAAACGTCCATGAAGATAGGTGAGGAGATGTTCGACCACATGGAGACGACCGACGCGGAGACGGGCATGACCGAGTGTCCGACCTGCGCGATGCAGATGGAACACGGCACGGGCTACGAGATTCGCCACCCGCTCGAAGTGATGGACGAGGCGCTGGTCGGCGAGGGGAGACACTGA
- the glpB gene encoding glycerol-3-phosphate dehydrogenase subunit GlpB, with amino-acid sequence MAIEDDVTVVGGGLAGMTAALAAARDGAEVRVLSHKDSTLKSASGLVDVLGYRPRSAAADERGAGSDESANDADRGEESSPADGPLADPFDAIPDLPESHPYRTVGVEGVRDALALFDEVVGDRYRGSHTDRNALVPTHVGSVKPTARYPATAAAGLASDDRSALLVGFETVTDFDAPLAAAHLESAGVPFAARGATIAFPGDFRVDAKITRFADALDANERVAVEGDGYTTELPVRTALAEAVKPHLRGEERVGFPAILGQHDPAEVCADLESELGAAVFEVPMGPPSLPGMRLEGAFLAACREAGVRFTTGNPVVDYETGDGTSGGSGDETGDGDGDAPGIAAVRVERNGAAIPFHADQFVLATGGLVGKGIDSDRESVEEPIFDCHVPHSRDRYDWFADDAFGDHPFARFGVETDDDLRPLDREGDVEFSNLRAAGAVLGGYDFAAEKSGAGVSLATGVAAGRSAAREVTR; translated from the coding sequence ATGGCGATTGAGGACGACGTGACCGTCGTCGGCGGCGGCCTCGCCGGGATGACCGCCGCGCTCGCCGCCGCCCGCGACGGTGCCGAGGTCCGGGTCCTGTCGCACAAGGACTCGACGCTCAAGAGCGCGAGCGGACTGGTTGACGTGCTGGGGTATCGGCCGCGTTCGGCGGCGGCTGACGAGCGCGGTGCAGGGTCGGACGAGTCGGCGAACGACGCCGACCGCGGCGAGGAGTCGAGCCCGGCGGACGGACCGCTCGCCGACCCCTTCGACGCGATTCCCGACCTGCCGGAGTCGCACCCCTACCGAACCGTGGGCGTCGAGGGCGTCCGGGACGCACTGGCGCTCTTCGACGAGGTGGTCGGCGACCGGTACCGCGGGAGCCACACCGACCGGAACGCGCTGGTCCCGACCCACGTCGGGTCGGTCAAGCCGACCGCGCGCTACCCCGCGACCGCGGCGGCGGGACTGGCCAGCGACGACCGGAGCGCCCTGCTGGTCGGCTTCGAGACCGTCACGGACTTCGACGCGCCGCTCGCGGCCGCCCACCTCGAATCCGCGGGCGTCCCGTTCGCCGCGCGCGGCGCGACGATTGCGTTCCCCGGCGACTTCCGGGTGGACGCCAAGATTACGCGGTTCGCCGACGCGCTCGACGCGAACGAGCGCGTCGCGGTCGAGGGCGACGGATACACGACCGAGCTACCGGTTCGGACGGCGCTCGCGGAGGCCGTGAAACCCCACCTGCGGGGCGAGGAGCGCGTCGGCTTCCCCGCAATTTTGGGCCAGCACGACCCGGCGGAGGTCTGCGCCGACCTCGAATCCGAACTCGGTGCGGCCGTCTTCGAGGTTCCGATGGGACCGCCGAGTCTGCCGGGGATGCGCCTCGAAGGCGCGTTCCTCGCGGCCTGCCGGGAGGCGGGCGTGCGGTTCACGACCGGAAACCCGGTGGTGGACTACGAGACGGGCGACGGAACGAGCGGCGGGAGCGGCGACGAGACTGGCGACGGGGACGGCGATGCTCCCGGCATCGCCGCCGTCCGCGTCGAGCGAAACGGCGCGGCGATTCCGTTCCACGCCGACCAGTTCGTGCTGGCGACCGGCGGGTTGGTGGGCAAGGGCATCGACTCGGACCGCGAGAGCGTCGAGGAGCCCATTTTCGACTGCCACGTTCCCCACTCGCGGGACCGATACGACTGGTTCGCCGACGACGCCTTCGGCGACCACCCCTTCGCGCGGTTCGGCGTGGAGACCGACGACGACCTGCGACCCCTCGACCGGGAGGGCGACGTGGAGTTTTCGAACCTGCGGGCCGCCGGCGCGGTGCTGGGCGGCTACGACTTCGCGGCCGAGAAGTCCGGGGCGGGCGTCTCGCTCGCCACCGGCGTCGCGGCCGGGCGGAGCGCGGCGCGAGAGGTGACGAGGTGA